In a single window of the Bacillus mycoides genome:
- the purF gene encoding amidophosphoribosyltransferase, with amino-acid sequence MLAEIKGLNEECGVFGIWGHENAAQVSYYGLHSLQHRGQEGAGIVVNNGEKIIGHKGLGLISEVFSRGELEGLNGKSAIGHVRYATAGGSEVANVQPLLFRFSDHSMALAHNGNLINAKMLRRELEAEGSIFQTSSDTEVLLHLIKRSTKDSLIDSVKEALNKVKGAFAYLLLTGNEMIVALDPNGFRPLSIGKMGDAYVVASETCAFDVVGATYIRDVEPGELLIINDEGIHVDRFTNEVDHAICSMEYIYFARPDSNIAGINVHAARKSMGKRLAAEAPIEADVVTGVPDSSISAAIGYAEATGIPYELGLIKNRYVGRTFIQPSQELREQGVKMKLSAVRGVVEGKRVVMIDDSIVRGTTSKRIVRMLREAGATEVHVRIASPPLKYPCFYGIDIQTRKELIAANNSIEEIRQIIGADSLTFLSEDGLVDAIGRPYEGKYGGLCMAYFNGDYPTALYDYEQELLESMK; translated from the coding sequence ATGCTTGCTGAAATAAAGGGGTTAAATGAAGAATGTGGCGTTTTTGGAATTTGGGGGCATGAAAATGCAGCACAAGTTTCGTACTACGGATTGCACAGTTTGCAGCACCGTGGGCAAGAGGGCGCAGGCATTGTTGTAAATAATGGGGAAAAAATCATCGGTCACAAGGGGTTAGGTTTAATATCAGAAGTGTTTTCAAGAGGTGAGCTAGAGGGATTAAACGGGAAATCAGCAATTGGACACGTACGATATGCAACAGCTGGTGGAAGTGAAGTTGCTAACGTTCAACCATTATTATTCCGTTTTTCCGATCATAGCATGGCGTTAGCTCATAACGGAAATTTAATTAATGCAAAAATGCTTCGTCGTGAATTAGAGGCAGAGGGAAGTATTTTTCAAACAAGTTCAGATACAGAAGTACTTTTACACCTCATTAAGCGTAGTACAAAAGATTCTTTAATTGATAGTGTAAAAGAAGCTCTAAATAAAGTGAAAGGTGCGTTTGCATATCTTTTACTAACTGGAAATGAAATGATCGTTGCGCTAGATCCAAATGGATTCCGTCCTCTTTCAATTGGAAAGATGGGGGATGCTTACGTTGTAGCATCGGAAACATGTGCTTTCGATGTAGTTGGTGCAACATACATTCGTGATGTAGAACCTGGTGAATTGCTTATTATCAATGATGAAGGAATTCACGTAGATCGTTTTACAAATGAAGTAGACCATGCGATTTGCAGTATGGAATACATTTACTTTGCACGTCCAGATTCTAATATAGCTGGTATTAATGTTCATGCAGCACGTAAAAGCATGGGGAAACGTTTAGCGGCGGAAGCTCCTATTGAAGCTGATGTTGTTACTGGTGTACCAGACTCTAGTATTTCAGCAGCAATTGGTTATGCGGAGGCGACAGGAATTCCGTATGAGTTAGGGTTAATTAAAAATCGTTACGTTGGACGTACGTTTATTCAACCTTCTCAAGAACTGCGTGAGCAAGGGGTTAAGATGAAGCTTTCAGCAGTAAGAGGCGTAGTTGAAGGAAAACGAGTTGTTATGATTGACGATTCTATCGTAAGAGGAACGACAAGTAAACGAATTGTTCGTATGCTTCGCGAGGCTGGAGCGACAGAAGTCCATGTAAGAATTGCTTCACCACCTCTTAAGTATCCATGCTTCTATGGCATTGATATTCAAACGAGAAAAGAATTAATCGCAGCAAATAATTCAATAGAAGAAATCCGTCAAATCATCGGAGCAGATTCACTAACATTTTTAAGTGAAGATGGATTAGTAGATGCAATTGGACGCCCATATGAAGGAAAATACGGTGGTCTATGTATGGCTTACTTCAATGGAGACTATCCAACAGCTCTTTATGATTATGAGCAAGAGCTTTTAGAAAGTATGAAATAA
- the purC gene encoding phosphoribosylaminoimidazolesuccinocarboxamide synthase yields the protein MQKLELLYEGKAKRIYRTEAADMVWVEYKDSATAFNGEKKATITGKGRLNNEITTLLFRKLQEVGIKTHFVEKLSDTEQLVKKVSIIPLEVVTRNVIAGSLSKRLGMEEGTALTTPIVEFYYKDDDLGDPLVTEDHIRLLNVATPEQVSVLRDAALQINQVLIEHFASCRVRLVDFKLEFGVTEEGEIILADEISPDTCRLWDETSNEKFDKDVFRRDLGNLTEAYEEILKRLGGASHV from the coding sequence ATGCAAAAGCTAGAATTGCTGTATGAAGGTAAGGCAAAAAGAATTTATCGTACAGAAGCAGCAGATATGGTTTGGGTAGAGTACAAAGATAGTGCGACTGCTTTCAATGGGGAGAAAAAAGCGACAATTACAGGAAAAGGTCGTTTGAACAATGAGATTACAACTTTATTGTTCAGAAAGTTACAAGAAGTTGGAATTAAAACACACTTTGTGGAGAAGTTATCTGATACAGAACAACTTGTCAAAAAGGTGAGTATTATTCCATTAGAAGTTGTCACAAGAAACGTAATTGCAGGCAGTCTTTCAAAAAGACTAGGAATGGAAGAAGGAACTGCTCTTACAACACCAATCGTAGAATTTTACTACAAAGATGATGATTTAGGAGATCCACTTGTAACGGAAGATCATATTCGTTTGTTAAATGTTGCAACACCAGAGCAAGTAAGCGTATTACGAGATGCAGCTCTACAAATCAATCAAGTGTTGATTGAGCATTTCGCAAGCTGTCGTGTAAGATTAGTAGATTTTAAATTAGAGTTTGGCGTAACAGAAGAAGGGGAAATCATATTAGCAGATGAAATTTCACCAGATACTTGCCGTTTATGGGATGAAACGAGCAATGAAAAATTTGATAAAGATGTATTCCGTCGTGATCTTGGGAATTTAACAGAAGCATATGAAGAAATTTTAAAACGTTTAGGGGGAGCTTCACATGTATAA
- the purE gene encoding 5-(carboxyamino)imidazole ribonucleotide mutase, whose protein sequence is MKSLVGVIMGSTSDWETMKYACDILDELNIPYEKKVVSAHRTPDYMFEYAETARERGLKVIIAGAGGAAHLPGMVAAKTNLPVIGVPVQSKALNGLDSLLSIVQMPGGVPVATVAIGKAGSTNAGLLAAQILGSFHDDIHDALELRREAIEKTVREGSELV, encoded by the coding sequence ATGAAATCACTAGTTGGAGTCATAATGGGAAGCACGTCAGACTGGGAAACAATGAAATATGCTTGTGACATTTTAGATGAATTAAATATACCGTATGAGAAAAAAGTTGTATCCGCTCATCGGACTCCGGATTATATGTTTGAATATGCAGAAACAGCTCGTGAACGTGGATTAAAAGTTATTATTGCTGGAGCCGGTGGAGCAGCGCATTTACCAGGAATGGTTGCAGCGAAGACAAATCTTCCTGTAATTGGTGTTCCAGTTCAATCAAAGGCGTTAAACGGCCTAGATTCGTTATTATCCATTGTCCAAATGCCAGGAGGGGTTCCAGTTGCAACTGTTGCAATTGGTAAGGCTGGTTCAACGAATGCTGGATTACTTGCTGCACAAATACTTGGATCATTTCATGATGATATACATGATGCATTAGAGTTAAGACGAGAAGCTATTGAGAAAACTGTGCGTGAAGGTAGTGAGCTAGTATGA
- the purS gene encoding phosphoribosylformylglycinamidine synthase subunit PurS, which produces MYKVKVYVTLRESVLDPQGTAVKGALHSLSFTEVQDVRIGKYMELTIDKSVSDLDSKVKEMCEKLLANVVMEDFRYEVEEVVAQ; this is translated from the coding sequence ATGTATAAAGTTAAGGTATATGTAACGTTAAGAGAAAGTGTATTAGATCCACAAGGAACTGCGGTAAAGGGAGCACTTCATAGTCTTTCATTTACAGAAGTACAAGACGTTCGAATCGGAAAATATATGGAATTAACAATTGATAAATCAGTATCTGATCTGGATAGCAAGGTAAAAGAAATGTGTGAAAAATTATTAGCAAACGTTGTAATGGAAGACTTCCGTTATGAAGTTGAGGAGGTTGTCGCACAGTGA
- the purQ gene encoding phosphoribosylformylglycinamidine synthase subunit PurQ gives MKFAVIVFPGSNCDVDMFHAIKDELGEEVDYVWHDRENLDEYDAILLPGGFSYGDYLRCGAISRFANAMKAVQKAAEQGKPILGVCNGFQILVESGLLPGALMRNENLKFMCRTVQLRVENNETMFTSQYEKDEVINIPIAHGEGNYYCDEATLKQLEENNQIAFRYVENPNGSVSDIAGIVNEKGNVLGMMPHPERAVDELLGGAEGLKVFQSILKQWRETYVVNA, from the coding sequence GTGAAATTTGCAGTCATAGTATTCCCAGGTTCGAACTGTGATGTCGATATGTTCCATGCAATTAAAGATGAGCTTGGTGAAGAAGTAGATTACGTTTGGCACGATAGAGAGAATTTAGATGAATATGATGCAATTTTACTACCAGGTGGATTCTCTTACGGTGACTATTTACGTTGTGGTGCTATTTCTCGCTTTGCTAACGCAATGAAAGCAGTGCAAAAAGCTGCTGAGCAAGGAAAGCCAATTTTAGGTGTATGTAATGGATTCCAGATTCTTGTTGAATCAGGATTACTACCAGGAGCATTAATGAGAAACGAAAACTTGAAATTTATGTGCCGTACGGTTCAGTTACGTGTTGAAAATAATGAAACGATGTTTACATCACAATATGAAAAAGATGAAGTAATTAATATTCCAATTGCACATGGCGAAGGAAATTACTATTGTGATGAAGCGACTCTTAAACAATTAGAAGAGAATAATCAAATCGCATTCCGTTACGTAGAAAATCCGAATGGAAGCGTTTCAGATATTGCGGGTATTGTAAATGAAAAAGGAAATGTTCTTGGTATGATGCCACACCCAGAGCGTGCTGTAGATGAATTACTTGGCGGTGCTGAAGGTTTAAAAGTCTTTCAATCTATCTTAAAACAGTGGAGGGAAACATATGTCGTTAATGCTTGA
- the purB gene encoding adenylosuccinate lyase: MINRYTRPEMGAIWTEENKFKAWLEVEILACEAWAELGDIPKEDVKKIREHATFDIDRIYEIEKETRHDVVAFTRAVSETPTLGEERKWVHYGLTSTDVVDTALSYILKQANEILLKDLENFVSILANKAKEHKYTIMMGRTHGVHAEPTTFGLKLGLWYEEMKRNVERFKQAADTVRVGKLSGAVGTYANIDPFVEKYVCENLGLEAAPISTQTLQRDRHAHYMSTLALIATSVEKMAVEIRGLQKSETREVEEAFAKGQKGSSAMPHKRNPIGSENMTGLARVIRGYMMTAYENVPLWHERDISHSSAERVILPDATIALNYMLNRFGNIVKNLTVFPENMKRNMTRTYGLIYSQRVMLTLIDKGLVREEAYDIVQPKAMEAWETQVQFKELVESDERITSKLTQEEINECFNYEHHMQHVDTIFERLGLNEA, from the coding sequence ATGATTAATCGTTATACACGCCCTGAAATGGGTGCGATTTGGACGGAAGAGAACAAATTTAAAGCGTGGTTAGAAGTTGAGATTTTAGCGTGTGAAGCATGGGCTGAGCTTGGCGATATTCCAAAAGAAGATGTGAAAAAAATTCGTGAACATGCAACATTTGATATTGATCGTATTTATGAAATTGAAAAAGAAACACGTCATGACGTAGTTGCTTTCACTCGTGCTGTATCAGAAACACCAACATTAGGCGAGGAACGTAAATGGGTTCATTACGGTTTAACATCTACAGACGTAGTAGATACAGCGTTATCTTATATCTTAAAACAAGCAAATGAAATCTTGTTAAAAGACTTAGAAAACTTTGTTAGCATTTTAGCTAATAAAGCGAAAGAGCATAAATACACGATTATGATGGGAAGAACACACGGTGTACATGCAGAGCCAACAACATTTGGTTTAAAACTTGGTCTTTGGTATGAAGAAATGAAACGTAACGTAGAGCGTTTCAAACAAGCTGCTGATACAGTTCGCGTTGGTAAGTTATCTGGTGCGGTTGGTACATATGCAAATATTGATCCATTCGTAGAAAAGTATGTTTGTGAAAACTTAGGATTAGAAGCAGCACCAATTTCAACACAAACATTGCAACGTGATCGTCATGCACATTACATGTCAACACTTGCACTAATCGCAACATCTGTTGAAAAGATGGCAGTTGAGATTCGTGGTTTACAAAAGAGTGAAACACGTGAAGTTGAAGAGGCTTTCGCAAAAGGTCAAAAAGGTTCTTCTGCAATGCCGCATAAACGTAATCCAATTGGATCTGAAAATATGACTGGTTTAGCTCGTGTTATCCGCGGTTATATGATGACAGCTTACGAGAATGTTCCGTTATGGCATGAGCGTGATATCTCTCACTCTTCTGCAGAACGCGTAATTTTACCAGATGCTACAATCGCGTTAAATTACATGTTAAATCGCTTTGGTAATATCGTTAAAAACTTAACTGTATTCCCAGAGAATATGAAACGCAATATGACAAGAACATACGGCTTAATTTACTCTCAACGCGTAATGCTTACACTAATTGACAAAGGTCTGGTACGTGAAGAAGCTTATGATATCGTACAGCCTAAAGCAATGGAAGCTTGGGAAACACAAGTACAATTTAAAGAGCTTGTAGAATCTGACGAGCGTATTACAAGTAAGTTAACGCAAGAAGAAATTAACGAATGTTTCAATTATGAACATCATATGCAACACGTTGATACAATCTTTGAACGCCTTGGATTAAACGAAGCGTAA
- the purL gene encoding phosphoribosylformylglycinamidine synthase II encodes MSLMLEPNPTQIKEERIYAEMGLTDEEFAMVEKILGRLPNYTETGLFSVMWSEHCSYKNSKPVLRKFPTTGERVLQGPGEGAGIVDIGDNQAVVFKMESHNHPSAIEPYQGAATGVGGIIRDVFSMGARPVALLNSLRFGELQSPRVKYLFEEVVAGIAGYGNCIGIPTVGGEVQFDPCYEGNPLVNAMCVGLINHEDIKKGQAHGAGNTVMYVGASTGRDGIHGATFASEELSESSEAKRPAVQVGDPFMEKLLIEACLELIQSDALVGIQDMGAAGLTSSSAEMASKAGMGIEMYLDDVPQRETGMTPYEMMLSESQERMLIVVKKGREQEIVDLFEKYGLAAVTMGKVTEDKMLRLFHKDEMVAEVPADALAEEAPIYHKPSKEAAYFAEFQQMKMETPKVEDYKETLLSLLQQPTIASKEWVYDQYDYQVRTSTIVTPGSDAAVIRVRGTEKGLAMTTDCNSRYIYLDPEVGGKIAVAEAARNIVCSGGEPLAITDCLNFGNPEKPEIFWQIEKSVDGMSEACRKLQTPVIGGNVSMYNERSGEAVYPTPTVGMVGLVHDLKHVTTQEFKQAGDLVYVIGETKAEFGGSELQKMIYGKIFGQSPSIDLDVELKRQKQVLAAIQAGLVQSAHDVAEGGLAVAITESAIGANGLGATVKLDGEATAVLFAESQSRFVITVKRENKEAFEKVVEAIQVGEVTNTNEVTIHNEENEVLLTANVDEMRKAWKGAIPCLLK; translated from the coding sequence ATGTCGTTAATGCTTGAGCCAAATCCAACACAAATTAAAGAAGAGCGTATATATGCGGAAATGGGGCTAACAGACGAAGAGTTTGCCATGGTTGAAAAGATTTTAGGCCGTTTGCCGAATTATACAGAAACGGGACTATTCTCTGTTATGTGGTCTGAACATTGTAGTTATAAAAATTCAAAGCCAGTTCTTCGTAAGTTTCCAACGACAGGTGAGCGTGTCTTACAAGGACCTGGAGAAGGCGCTGGAATTGTAGATATCGGTGATAATCAAGCGGTGGTATTTAAAATGGAAAGTCATAACCATCCTTCTGCAATTGAGCCATATCAAGGGGCAGCAACAGGTGTCGGTGGTATTATTCGCGATGTATTCTCTATGGGCGCACGTCCGGTAGCTCTATTAAACTCACTTCGTTTCGGTGAATTACAATCACCACGTGTGAAATATTTATTCGAAGAAGTAGTAGCAGGAATCGCAGGATACGGTAACTGCATCGGTATTCCTACTGTTGGTGGAGAAGTACAGTTTGATCCATGTTATGAAGGAAATCCACTTGTAAATGCAATGTGTGTAGGCCTAATTAATCATGAAGATATAAAAAAAGGGCAAGCACATGGTGCTGGTAATACAGTAATGTACGTAGGAGCATCAACTGGTCGTGATGGTATTCACGGTGCAACATTCGCATCTGAAGAGTTATCTGAAAGCTCAGAAGCGAAGCGTCCGGCAGTTCAAGTAGGGGATCCATTTATGGAGAAACTTCTTATTGAAGCATGTTTAGAACTTATTCAGTCTGATGCACTTGTTGGAATTCAAGATATGGGAGCTGCTGGTTTAACATCATCTTCTGCAGAAATGGCAAGTAAAGCAGGTATGGGTATTGAAATGTACTTAGATGATGTACCGCAGCGTGAAACTGGAATGACTCCATATGAAATGATGTTATCTGAATCACAAGAGCGTATGTTAATCGTTGTGAAAAAAGGTAGAGAGCAAGAAATAGTAGATTTATTTGAAAAGTATGGTCTTGCAGCAGTTACGATGGGGAAAGTAACTGAAGATAAAATGCTTCGCCTATTCCATAAAGACGAAATGGTAGCTGAAGTACCGGCGGATGCTCTTGCAGAAGAAGCACCAATTTATCATAAACCGTCAAAAGAAGCAGCATACTTTGCTGAGTTCCAGCAGATGAAAATGGAAACACCAAAAGTAGAAGATTATAAAGAAACGTTATTATCTTTATTACAACAACCAACGATTGCAAGTAAAGAGTGGGTATATGATCAATATGATTATCAAGTGCGCACTAGCACAATCGTTACACCAGGTTCAGATGCAGCGGTTATACGCGTACGCGGCACAGAAAAAGGATTAGCAATGACGACAGATTGTAACTCTCGCTACATTTATTTAGATCCAGAAGTGGGCGGTAAAATTGCAGTAGCAGAGGCAGCACGTAATATCGTATGTTCTGGCGGGGAGCCACTTGCAATTACAGATTGCTTAAACTTCGGTAACCCAGAAAAACCAGAGATCTTCTGGCAAATTGAGAAATCAGTAGACGGTATGAGTGAAGCTTGCCGCAAGTTACAAACGCCAGTTATCGGCGGGAATGTATCAATGTATAACGAGCGTAGTGGTGAAGCTGTATATCCAACACCAACTGTTGGGATGGTTGGACTTGTACACGATTTAAAACACGTAACAACACAAGAATTTAAACAAGCTGGCGATTTAGTTTATGTAATTGGAGAGACGAAAGCTGAGTTTGGTGGAAGTGAATTACAGAAAATGATCTACGGAAAAATTTTCGGTCAATCACCAAGCATCGATCTAGATGTAGAATTAAAACGCCAAAAGCAAGTACTAGCAGCAATTCAAGCTGGCCTTGTTCAATCTGCACATGATGTTGCAGAAGGTGGTTTAGCAGTTGCAATTACTGAAAGTGCAATTGGTGCTAACGGTTTAGGTGCTACTGTGAAATTAGACGGAGAAGCAACAGCAGTATTATTTGCAGAATCACAATCGCGCTTCGTTATAACCGTAAAACGTGAAAATAAAGAAGCATTTGAGAAAGTGGTTGAAGCAATTCAAGTTGGAGAAGTGACAAATACAAATGAAGTAACAATTCATAATGAAGAAAATGAAGTATTACTTACAGCAAATGTAGATGAAATGAGAAAGGCTTGGAAAGGGGCAATCCCATGCTTGCTGAAATAA
- the purK gene encoding 5-(carboxyamino)imidazole ribonucleotide synthase, with product MTRIILPGKTIGIIGGGQLGRMMALAAKEMGYKIAVLDPKKHSPCAQVADVEVVAPYDDLKAIQHLAEISDVVTYEFENIDYRCLQWLEKHAYLPQGSQLLNKTQNRFTEKNAIEKAGLPVASYRLVQNQDQLTEAIKELSFPSVLKTTTGGYDGKGQVVLKSEADVVRAKELTNKAECILEKWVPFEKEVSVIVIRSVSGETKVFPVAENIHVNNILHESIVPARITEELSQKAIAYAKVLADELELVGTLAVEMFATADGEIYINELAPRPHNSGHYTQDACETSQFGQHIRAICNLPLGETNLLKPVVMVNILGEHIEGVLGQVNRLTGCYLHLYGKEEAKAQRKMGHVNILNDNIEVALEKAKSLHIWDHQEQLLEGKR from the coding sequence ATGACGAGAATCATTTTACCTGGAAAAACAATCGGCATTATTGGAGGCGGCCAGCTTGGAAGAATGATGGCGTTGGCAGCTAAGGAAATGGGTTATAAAATTGCTGTTTTAGATCCTAAAAAGCATTCACCATGTGCACAAGTTGCTGATGTTGAAGTCGTTGCACCATATGACGATTTAAAAGCAATTCAGCATTTAGCAGAGATAAGCGACGTTGTCACATATGAATTTGAGAATATTGATTATAGATGTTTACAATGGCTTGAAAAACATGCTTACTTACCACAAGGTAGTCAGTTGTTAAATAAAACGCAAAATCGTTTTACAGAAAAGAATGCAATTGAAAAAGCTGGGTTACCAGTAGCATCGTATAGATTGGTTCAAAATCAAGATCAACTTACAGAAGCAATTAAAGAGTTATCTTTCCCTTCTGTCTTAAAAACAACGACAGGTGGATACGATGGTAAAGGGCAAGTGGTTTTAAAGAGTGAAGCTGATGTTGTGAGAGCAAAAGAACTTACTAATAAAGCAGAGTGCATTCTAGAAAAATGGGTGCCTTTTGAAAAAGAAGTATCAGTTATTGTAATTCGTAGTGTAAGTGGTGAAACTAAAGTATTTCCGGTAGCGGAAAATATTCATGTAAATAATATTTTGCATGAATCTATCGTTCCAGCCCGCATTACAGAAGAACTTTCTCAAAAAGCAATTGCTTACGCAAAGGTACTTGCGGATGAACTAGAACTTGTGGGAACACTAGCGGTAGAGATGTTTGCTACAGCTGACGGTGAGATTTACATTAATGAATTAGCACCAAGACCTCACAATTCAGGACACTATACACAGGATGCATGTGAAACGAGTCAATTTGGTCAACATATTCGAGCAATCTGTAATTTACCTCTTGGAGAAACAAATTTGTTAAAACCAGTTGTCATGGTAAACATTTTAGGCGAACATATAGAAGGGGTCCTAGGACAAGTGAATAGACTAACCGGGTGCTATTTACACTTGTATGGAAAAGAAGAAGCAAAAGCGCAGCGAAAAATGGGGCATGTTAATATTTTAAATGATAATATTGAAGTCGCTCTAGAAAAAGCGAAGAGTTTGCATATTTGGGACCATCAAGAACAACTGTTGGAGGGAAAAAGATGA
- the purM gene encoding phosphoribosylformylglycinamidine cyclo-ligase, giving the protein MANAYKQAGVDIEAGYEAVSRMKKHVQTTMRKEVLGGLGGFGGMFDLSKFALEEPVLVSGTDGVGTKLMLAFMADKHDTIGIDAVAMCVNDIVVQGAEPLFFLDYIACGKAEPSKIENIVKGISEGCRQAGCALIGGETAEMPGMYSTEEYDLAGFTVGIVDKKKIVTGEKIEAGHVLIGLASSGIHSNGYSLVRKVLLEDGELSLDRIYGRLELPLGEELLKPTKIYVKPILELLKKHEVYGMAHITGGGFIENIPRMLPEGIGAEIELGSWQVQPIFSLLQEVGKLEEKEMFNIFNMGIGMVVAVKEEEAKDIVRLLEEQGEKAHIIGHTVQGSGVTFIEGTEV; this is encoded by the coding sequence ATGGCGAATGCATATAAGCAAGCAGGAGTAGATATTGAAGCTGGATATGAAGCGGTATCTCGCATGAAAAAACACGTACAAACAACTATGAGAAAAGAAGTGCTAGGCGGTTTAGGCGGTTTTGGAGGTATGTTTGATCTATCAAAATTTGCATTAGAAGAACCTGTATTAGTATCTGGAACAGATGGCGTGGGAACGAAATTGATGCTCGCTTTTATGGCAGATAAACATGACACAATTGGTATTGATGCAGTAGCAATGTGTGTAAATGATATTGTTGTCCAAGGAGCAGAGCCGCTTTTCTTCCTTGATTATATTGCTTGTGGTAAAGCTGAACCTAGTAAAATTGAAAACATCGTCAAAGGTATATCAGAGGGCTGTCGCCAAGCTGGTTGTGCATTAATTGGTGGAGAAACAGCTGAAATGCCAGGAATGTATTCTACGGAAGAATACGATTTAGCTGGTTTTACAGTTGGAATTGTTGATAAAAAGAAAATTGTAACAGGTGAAAAAATTGAAGCTGGTCACGTATTAATTGGCTTAGCATCTAGCGGTATTCATAGTAACGGTTATTCTTTAGTACGAAAAGTATTACTAGAAGATGGAGAACTATCTTTAGACCGTATTTACGGCCGCCTAGAACTACCTCTTGGTGAAGAATTATTAAAACCAACGAAAATTTATGTCAAACCTATTTTAGAACTATTGAAGAAACATGAAGTATACGGTATGGCGCATATTACAGGTGGCGGGTTCATTGAAAATATTCCACGTATGTTGCCAGAAGGAATCGGTGCGGAAATTGAATTAGGATCTTGGCAAGTTCAACCGATCTTCAGTTTACTTCAAGAAGTCGGAAAACTAGAAGAGAAAGAAATGTTCAATATTTTTAACATGGGTATTGGTATGGTAGTAGCAGTAAAGGAAGAAGAGGCAAAAGATATTGTTCGTCTTCTTGAGGAACAAGGCGAGAAAGCTCATATTATTGGACACACTGTACAAGGGTCTGGTGTTACCTTTATTGAGGGAACAGAAGTATGA
- a CDS encoding sulfotransferase family 2 domain-containing protein has protein sequence MLDPSLLHIISTNARSPHYHRNFPLILFWSQKSGCTSLAKWFFYQIDLLQTALNYHPFIHNFEYEIYKSTPAYNIRLSVALRDKQKETFKLVRNPFRRAVSSFVSLIAPPYVENEEWKPIRKFLYQNENSPKGISFKQFLYYLFTKGAHANDINAHFTQQYIAGEEEYVTNYIYLENFDQEMKELEKRFELKPAPINEFSTSWHHQTPAMIYKGNFSDADITDPLFPRHPTFESFYDDECIQLVKTIFQKDFDTYRYNKEYPY, from the coding sequence TTGTTGGATCCTTCCTTATTACACATCATTAGTACTAATGCAAGAAGCCCACACTATCATAGAAACTTTCCTCTCATTCTATTTTGGAGTCAAAAAAGTGGTTGTACTTCCCTTGCTAAGTGGTTTTTTTACCAGATTGATTTATTACAAACAGCTTTAAACTATCACCCCTTCATCCATAATTTCGAATATGAAATATACAAAAGTACACCGGCCTATAATATACGGCTGAGTGTAGCACTACGAGATAAACAAAAGGAAACTTTCAAACTGGTTCGCAATCCGTTTAGAAGAGCAGTCAGTTCTTTCGTGTCCTTAATTGCACCTCCTTATGTAGAAAATGAAGAATGGAAACCCATTCGAAAGTTTTTATATCAAAATGAAAATTCTCCTAAAGGAATCTCATTCAAACAATTTTTATACTACCTATTTACTAAAGGTGCTCATGCAAATGATATTAACGCTCACTTTACACAACAATATATAGCAGGTGAAGAAGAGTATGTAACCAATTATATATACTTAGAAAATTTCGATCAGGAAATGAAAGAATTAGAAAAACGTTTCGAATTAAAACCTGCACCGATAAATGAGTTTTCAACATCATGGCATCATCAAACCCCTGCCATGATTTATAAAGGGAATTTCAGCGATGCCGATATTACTGATCCTTTATTCCCTCGTCACCCGACTTTTGAAAGCTTTTATGATGATGAATGTATACAGCTCGTCAAAACAATATTTCAAAAAGATTTCGATACATATAGATATAACAAAGAATATCCCTACTAA